In Bacillus sp. SB49, a single window of DNA contains:
- the lgt gene encoding prolipoprotein diacylglyceryl transferase yields MQVCTPEPLNPVFLQLGPLTIYWYGLIIATGAFLGLLIATRETERLGLKKDYMVDIVVYAIPAAIICARAYYVLFEWDRYAGGPWWKVFAVWEGGIAIHGGLIGAVLTAYLYTRAKKLSFWQMADIAAPSIILGQAIGRWGNFMNQEAHGGPVSESFYNNYMQYLPDFINQQMCIEGTVYHPTFLYESLWSIIGFILLLILRHKFDPRRGEVFLSYVIWYSVGRYFIEGMRTDSLYLFAEIRTAQFISIVLIVLSVILIIYRRKSGMADKYYSGKKVK; encoded by the coding sequence ATGCAAGTTTGTACACCAGAACCGTTGAATCCGGTGTTCCTCCAGCTCGGTCCTCTCACCATCTACTGGTATGGGTTGATTATCGCCACCGGAGCCTTTCTTGGGCTGCTCATAGCAACAAGGGAGACGGAACGACTTGGTTTAAAGAAAGATTACATGGTGGATATCGTGGTTTATGCGATTCCGGCAGCTATTATCTGTGCCCGTGCCTACTACGTTCTGTTTGAATGGGATCGGTATGCGGGAGGGCCGTGGTGGAAAGTTTTCGCCGTATGGGAAGGCGGAATTGCTATACACGGCGGTTTGATCGGAGCTGTATTAACCGCCTATCTTTATACCCGTGCGAAGAAGCTGTCCTTTTGGCAGATGGCCGACATTGCCGCACCGAGCATCATTCTCGGACAGGCAATCGGACGCTGGGGTAATTTCATGAATCAGGAAGCGCACGGAGGCCCGGTCTCTGAATCGTTCTATAATAATTACATGCAGTATCTGCCCGACTTTATTAATCAACAGATGTGTATCGAAGGGACCGTCTATCATCCTACGTTCCTCTATGAATCCCTGTGGAGCATCATCGGATTCATCTTATTGCTGATTCTTCGTCACAAATTCGATCCTCGTCGAGGGGAAGTTTTCCTGAGCTATGTCATCTGGTATTCCGTCGGACGCTATTTTATCGAAGGAATGCGGACGGACAGCCTGTATCTATTTGCTGAAATCCGCACAGCTCAGTTCATTTCGATCGTGCTGATTGTCTTATCTGTCATTCTGATCATTTATCGCAGGAAGTCAGGAATGGCGGATAAATATTATAGTGGAAAAAAAGTAAAATAA
- the hprK gene encoding HPr(Ser) kinase/phosphatase, whose protein sequence is MSKVRTEDLLEQFKLELIAGEDGIHREIHMSDISRPGVEMTGYFKFYPKDRLQLLGKTELSYFNELTHEQRKERAEKLCTDLTPGIVITRGMDVPEELREAAIDAGVPLMRSPYKTTRVISRLTNFLESKFAPFTAIHGVLVDIYGIGVLITGQSGVGKSETALELVKRGHRLVADDSVEIRQEDYDTLIGNSPPLIEHLLEIRGLGIINVMTLFGAGAVRSFKRITLVIDLELWDKNKQYDRLGLEEETMKIMDVEVPKATIPVRPGRNLAVIIEVAAMNFRLKRMGVNAAEEFSERLTKVIDQDKETE, encoded by the coding sequence ATGAGCAAGGTCCGAACAGAAGATTTATTAGAGCAGTTTAAATTAGAATTGATAGCCGGAGAAGACGGCATTCATCGTGAAATACATATGAGTGATATTTCCAGACCTGGTGTGGAAATGACCGGGTATTTCAAGTTCTATCCAAAAGATCGTCTCCAACTATTGGGCAAGACGGAACTATCCTACTTCAATGAGTTGACACATGAACAGAGAAAAGAGCGTGCCGAAAAACTGTGTACGGATTTGACGCCGGGTATTGTCATTACCAGAGGAATGGATGTACCTGAAGAACTTCGTGAGGCAGCGATTGATGCCGGCGTTCCATTAATGAGGTCGCCGTACAAGACGACACGTGTGATCAGCCGTTTGACAAATTTTCTTGAATCTAAATTCGCACCATTCACCGCAATTCATGGTGTACTCGTAGATATATATGGTATCGGCGTTCTGATTACCGGTCAAAGCGGCGTCGGTAAAAGTGAAACAGCGCTCGAACTTGTCAAGAGAGGGCACAGGCTCGTTGCGGACGATAGTGTAGAGATTCGTCAAGAAGACTACGATACATTGATCGGGAACAGTCCCCCTTTGATTGAACATCTATTGGAAATCCGTGGTCTCGGCATTATCAATGTGATGACATTGTTCGGTGCCGGTGCTGTCCGCAGTTTCAAGCGAATCACTCTTGTCATTGATCTGGAGCTTTGGGATAAGAATAAACAATACGACCGTCTCGGTCTCGAAGAAGAAACGATGAAGATCATGGATGTCGAAGTTCCGAAGGCGACCATTCCTGTACGACCGGGAAGAAACCTGGCTGTTATCATCGAAGTGGCAGCAATGAATTTCCGTTTGAAACGGATGGGCGTCAATGCAGCAGAAGAGTTCTCAGAACGTTTGACTAAAGTGATTGACCAAGATAAAGAGACGGAGTAA
- a CDS encoding phage holin family protein, translated as MKNWFLHILVNAIAIIAVGALFDSVQIEGVGGALLAALILSILNAIVRPILVILTLPITLVSLGLFLFVINAITLWLTDALLGSTFDIDGFGMAIISAIIISIINLVLNSLIKDMKK; from the coding sequence GTGAAGAATTGGTTCCTGCATATCTTGGTGAATGCCATAGCGATCATAGCTGTCGGTGCCCTGTTTGATTCTGTACAAATTGAAGGGGTGGGCGGGGCATTACTCGCTGCGCTGATCTTATCGATCCTGAACGCAATTGTACGTCCAATATTGGTTATCTTGACGCTGCCGATTACGCTCGTATCTCTTGGACTCTTCCTGTTCGTCATTAACGCCATTACACTTTGGCTTACAGATGCGCTGCTTGGCAGTACCTTTGATATTGATGGATTCGGAATGGCAATCATTTCTGCCATCATCATTTCCATTATCAACCTGGTATTGAACAGTCTGATCAAAGATATGAAAAAATAA